A stretch of Miscanthus floridulus cultivar M001 chromosome 13, ASM1932011v1, whole genome shotgun sequence DNA encodes these proteins:
- the LOC136502098 gene encoding auxin-responsive protein SAUR76-like has protein sequence MAKGGLSKLRCMIKRWHSSSRIVSRAPSPSAHDGDDHDGAIAGDARARGASFHGADEVPKGLHPVYVGKSRRRYLIAEELVGHPLFQTLVHRTGGGGATGGAAAAGTVVGCEVVLFEHLLWMLENADPQPESLNELVDYYAC, from the coding sequence ATGGCGAAGGGCGGGCTGAGCAAGCTCCGGTGCATGATCAAGAGGTGGCACTCGTCGAGCCGCATCGTCTCCCGCGCGCCGTCGCCATCGGCTCACGACGGCGACGACCACGACGGCGCCATCGCCGGCGACGCGCGCGCGCGGGGCGCGTCGTTCCACGGCGCGGACGAGGTGCCCAAGGGCCTGCACCCGGTGTACGTCGGCAAGTCGCGCCGCCGGTACCTCATCGCCGAGGAGCTCGTGGGCCACCCGCTGTTCCAGACCCTCGTCCAccgcaccggcggcggcggcgccactgggggagcagcagcagcgggtACCGTCGTCGGTTGCGAGGTCGTGCTCTTCGAGCACCTCCTCTGGATGCTGGAGAACGCCGACCCGCAGCCGGAGTCCCTCAACGAGCTCGTCGACTACTACGCCTGCTGA